The DNA sequence ACAGTCGTCAAGCTTCAGGGAAATCCTGAATCTGAACCTTTCAGGAAGGTCCGGCTTCTCCTCAGGGTACTGAACTGTCACGGGTTTCTTGAACAAGTACTTTGAAACTGTCAACATTCCGCTTATCATTCCCACAATGGGTATCTTCTTTTTAGGTTCCTTTACCTCAATCACAGTCCCCACCCCAGAGTAATGATCCCTGCCAGGATCAGGTTAATCATGGCAATTGGGATCAGGTACTTCCATCCGAAGTTTATGAATTTGTCAATACGTATTCTTGGCATAGCAAGCCACACTGTAAATGATATAAGGACAAGAATTGCACCCTTGATTATAAGCCAGATGAATCCGAGGCTTGATTCAAAGGGTCCGCTGGGTCCTCCGAGGTAGAGGATTGATACTATAAGTGATCCAAGGAAGATGCTTCCGAACATACCCATGTAAAACATTCCAAACCTCATTCCGGAATATTCTGTGCTGTGACCTGAAACAAGTTCGCTGTCGCTTTCACCCAGATCAAATGGCGTGTATGAGGCCCTCGCCACCATGGAGATGAAAAAGACGAAGAGACCTATTGGCTCAAGTATGCCGTATGGAAGAAATTCACTGGATATTATTGACTCAAGGCTCAACGAACTTGTTGTTCTTGCAGAAGCCATCATAACTATCGCAAGTACCGAGAGCATCATGGGTATCTCAAAAGAGACATCCTTGGCAACTGCCCTGAGCGCCCCTAAAAGGGCATATTTGTTAGCAGAGCTTATCCCGGCAAGTAGTTCTCCTATGGGCATAATGGCTATGATTCCAAATAGCAGAATTATAGTGACCTCGGAATGTGTAACTGTGAAAGAACCAAGGTAGAAAAAGTCACCATATGGCAGGATTGTGAAGGAAAGCACCAGTGAGACAAAAACAATTGCAGGGGCTAATTTATACGGAAGATCATCCCGTTTCTTCGGAAGAATATTTTCTTTTCCAACAAGTTTTAGAGCGTCAGCTATCAGCTGCAGCAGCCCAAATTTCCCTACCCTGTTTGGGCCTATTCTCTGTTGAATCCTGGCCATGTACTTCCTGAATACGTAGATCATAACGATCAAGCTTATAGTGACGAAAATTACCAGGAATAAACTCTCGAACAGGTAGGCCAGAGTGTAGGATACCAGATGGCCAAGCGGCGAGAAAAGTTCCTGAAGTCTTAACAATATATTCATCTGTCTATCTCCCCAAATACAAGGTCGAGAGTGCCGGATATTGCGATCATATCGGCTATCATCACGTCCTTAGAAAGTTCAGGCAATACCGAAAGGTTCCTCAGGGTCGGGCTCCTTACATGTACCCTATAGGGCTTTACTCCACCATCTCCAACAATGTAAACGCCAAACTCTCCCTTGGATGATTCTGTTCTTGCATAAACGTCCCCTTCTCCTCGCATTCTTATCATGAGGGACTTCTTTGCTTTCGGGTTGAAGTATGGTCCGTCTGGGATCTTCTTTACAGCCTGATCCACAATTTTCAGGGACTGCCTCATCTCTTCGAATCTAACCAGAACCCTTGCCAGGTTGTCTCCCTTATATGACACAGGAACTTCAAAATTAACCTGATCATAAACGAGGTAAGGTTCAGCCTTCCGGATATCATATTCAACACCGGAAGCCCTCAAAACAGGTCCTGTAACAGCATAACTTATCGCAAGGTCCTTGTCAAGTATACCAATACCCTTTGTTCTGGACAGGAAAATATCATTTTTAGTGAACATGTTATAAATATCTTTGAGTCTCTTAGGGAATTCCCTAACAAAATCCTCTATTTCGGAGATTGCCTTCTCGGTTATGTCCTGGTACACTCCTCCGATGCACATGTAGTTGACTTCCTGCCTTGATCCCGAGACCTCCGTGAATATTGTGAGGATCTTTTCCCGTTCAATGAAGCAGTGGAAAAATGGGGTAAGCATTCCTAGGTCTAGGCCATATGCACCTGCCCAAACAAGGTGAGCCGCTATCCTGCTCAGCTCAGCCATTATGACACGTATCCACTTTACCCTTTCAGATACCGATATGTCGAGCAATTTTTCTGCAGCCTCGAGATAACCAACCTCCATATTCATGGCACCAACGTAATCCATCCTGTCAAAGTAGATGAGATTGTCATTGAAGTAGGTCATTTCACATATTTTCTCTGCATTCCTGTGAAGGTACCCAATTACGGGCTCTATCTCCTTTACTATTTCTCCGTCAAGTTTTGCCTTCAGGCGAAGTACTCCGTGCATGGATGGATGTTGCGGGCCGAAATTCATCTCGACCCACTCCGATGATGGCATCACCATCCACCTCTCTCGTCGAATGTAGCGTAATCGTTCCCCTCTTCATCCATGTTTATGTACTGGACTTTCTTTAAATCATAATTCTTCCTGAGGGGATGTCCAACCCAACTTTCCGGAAGGAAGAGACGTTTCAGGTCAGGGTGTCCGTCGAATATTATTCCAAGAAGATCATACTGTTCCCTCTCATCCCAGTTAGCGCTATGCCACAAGCTCGTAACGCTTGGGACTCTGTAGTCTCTGGTCTCGACCTTTACAACAACATACTGGTTTGTCTTCATGGAGTGAAGGTGGTACACGACTTCCATGAAATCTTTCCTGTCAACACCCGTTATGAGGGAAAGGTGATCAAACCCCTGGTTCTTCAGGTCTTTCATCAGATCAAGAAAATTCTCCCTGGTTACCTTTATTATTTTCCTTCCATCTTTCCCGATGGATTCCGCAATAATTTGAACCGTATATGTCACCTCTCAGTTTCTCCCCTGATTTTCTTTTGAAGGGTTATTATGCCATATGTAAGTGCCTCAGGGGTGGGTGGGCACCCGGGAACGTATACATCAACTGGTACAACCCTGTCTACGCCGAGAACAACGGAATAGCCTTCAACATATGGGCCGCCCTGTACAA is a window from the Thermoplasmatales archaeon genome containing:
- the fpoH_1 gene encoding FPO subunit H — encoded protein: MNILLRLQELFSPLGHLVSYTLAYLFESLFLVIFVTISLIVMIYVFRKYMARIQQRIGPNRVGKFGLLQLIADALKLVGKENILPKKRDDLPYKLAPAIVFVSLVLSFTILPYGDFFYLGSFTVTHSEVTIILLFGIIAIMPIGELLAGISSANKYALLGALRAVAKDVSFEIPMMLSVLAIVMMASARTTSSLSLESIISSEFLPYGILEPIGLFVFFISMVARASYTPFDLGESDSELVSGHSTEYSGMRFGMFYMGMFGSIFLGSLIVSILYLGGPSGPFESSLGFIWLIIKGAILVLISFTVWLAMPRIRIDKFINFGWKYLIPIAMINLILAGIITLGWGL
- the nuoCD_1 gene encoding NADH-quinone oxidoreductase subunit C/D, which gives rise to MPSSEWVEMNFGPQHPSMHGVLRLKAKLDGEIVKEIEPVIGYLHRNAEKICEMTYFNDNLIYFDRMDYVGAMNMEVGYLEAAEKLLDISVSERVKWIRVIMAELSRIAAHLVWAGAYGLDLGMLTPFFHCFIEREKILTIFTEVSGSRQEVNYMCIGGVYQDITEKAISEIEDFVREFPKRLKDIYNMFTKNDIFLSRTKGIGILDKDLAISYAVTGPVLRASGVEYDIRKAEPYLVYDQVNFEVPVSYKGDNLARVLVRFEEMRQSLKIVDQAVKKIPDGPYFNPKAKKSLMIRMRGEGDVYARTESSKGEFGVYIVGDGGVKPYRVHVRSPTLRNLSVLPELSKDVMIADMIAISGTLDLVFGEIDR
- the nuoCD_2 gene encoding NADH-quinone oxidoreductase subunit C/D; the protein is MTYTVQIIAESIGKDGRKIIKVTRENFLDLMKDLKNQGFDHLSLITGVDRKDFMEVVYHLHSMKTNQYVVVKVETRDYRVPSVTSLWHSANWDEREQYDLLGIIFDGHPDLKRLFLPESWVGHPLRKNYDLKKVQYINMDEEGNDYATFDERGGW